The Agromyces hippuratus genome has a window encoding:
- a CDS encoding DUF6226 family protein, translating into MTADRGGIGSGRAVEPPRRGASSGVDELPVEPPRWGAHGPPQEAYSRVGDTERYRPLHAFALALADDLEAEFDVERDVEPPVEPWLSEGVEVVRAVRLRPRADDAAPIVIGLTSFPGLVIGCGEFTRLPSPFCGCDACDEHVDDSVASVREHVDAVVTGGFAEASGGWASFRTERGSSEGGGPGPFGPHRAWAAWPRRSAG; encoded by the coding sequence ATGACCGCCGACCGGGGCGGCATCGGCTCCGGTCGTGCCGTCGAGCCGCCCCGCCGCGGCGCGTCGTCGGGCGTCGACGAGCTGCCGGTGGAGCCGCCTCGCTGGGGCGCCCACGGCCCGCCGCAGGAGGCGTACAGCCGGGTCGGCGACACCGAGCGCTACCGCCCGCTGCATGCGTTCGCCCTTGCGCTCGCCGACGACCTCGAAGCGGAGTTCGACGTCGAGCGCGACGTCGAGCCGCCGGTCGAACCCTGGCTCTCCGAGGGCGTCGAGGTCGTGCGCGCGGTCCGGCTGCGTCCGAGAGCGGATGACGCGGCGCCGATCGTGATCGGCCTCACCTCGTTCCCCGGCCTCGTGATCGGATGCGGCGAGTTCACGAGACTGCCGTCGCCGTTCTGCGGATGCGATGCGTGCGACGAGCATGTCGACGACTCGGTCGCGTCGGTGCGCGAGCACGTCGACGCCGTCGTGACGGGCGGCTTCGCCGAGGCATCCGGCGGCTGGGCGTCGTTCCGCACCGAGCGCGGGTCGAGCGAGGGCGGCGGCCCCGGCCCGTTCGGCCCGCACCGCGCATGGGCGGCGTGGCCGCGCCGATCTGCGGGTTGA
- a CDS encoding DUF305 domain-containing protein, translating to MSAAARAGARATVRRRGIARTLPAVALGIAGVFALAGCAANAGDPSGGGHDGHSMTGTEGEAPAGAGTAADVMFAQMMIPHHEQALEMSGIVLAKDGLDPEVVVLAEEIQAAQGPEIAQLEAWLEEWDAPREMPDGGHGMSGMLSDDELAALETADAATASQLFLEQMIEHHEGAVDMAEQEIGSGSHEGAIEMAEAIVATQTAEIERMQALLGG from the coding sequence ATGAGCGCCGCGGCCCGTGCCGGCGCCCGTGCGACCGTGCGCCGCCGCGGCATCGCGCGAACCCTGCCCGCCGTCGCCCTCGGCATCGCCGGGGTCTTCGCGCTCGCGGGCTGCGCCGCGAACGCCGGCGACCCCTCGGGCGGCGGCCACGACGGCCACTCGATGACCGGCACCGAGGGCGAGGCGCCCGCGGGCGCCGGCACCGCGGCCGACGTGATGTTCGCGCAGATGATGATCCCGCACCACGAGCAGGCGCTCGAGATGAGCGGCATCGTGCTGGCGAAGGACGGACTCGACCCCGAGGTCGTCGTGCTCGCCGAGGAGATCCAAGCGGCACAGGGTCCTGAGATCGCCCAGCTCGAGGCCTGGCTCGAGGAATGGGACGCCCCCCGCGAGATGCCCGACGGCGGGCACGGGATGAGCGGCATGCTGAGCGATGACGAGCTCGCCGCGCTCGAGACCGCCGACGCGGCCACCGCGTCGCAACTCTTCCTCGAGCAGATGATCGAGCACCACGAGGGCGCGGTCGACATGGCCGAGCAGGAGATCGGGAGCGGATCGCACGAGGGTGCCATCGAGATGGCCGAGGCCATCGTCGCGACCCAGACCGCCGAGATCGAACGGATGCAGGCTCTGCTCGGAGGGTGA
- a CDS encoding heavy-metal-associated domain-containing protein, translated as MTLAPEGRTEIDLDGGGCSCCAIDASTDASAPAENAVDGSLVEASFGVAGMTCGSCVAHVTQELTAIDGVDAVDVELVNGGVSGVTVRSSAPISDAAIAAAVEEAGYRVAER; from the coding sequence ATGACGCTCGCACCAGAAGGCAGGACCGAGATCGACCTCGACGGCGGCGGGTGCTCCTGCTGCGCGATCGACGCGTCGACCGATGCCTCGGCTCCCGCCGAGAACGCGGTCGACGGCTCCCTCGTCGAAGCGAGCTTCGGCGTCGCCGGCATGACCTGCGGCAGCTGCGTCGCCCACGTGACCCAGGAGCTCACGGCGATCGACGGCGTCGACGCCGTCGACGTCGAGCTCGTCAACGGCGGCGTCTCGGGCGTGACGGTGCGGAGCAGCGCTCCCATCTCCGACGCCGCGATCGCCGCGGCCGTCGAGGAGGCCGGATACCGGGTGGCGGAGCGATGA
- a CDS encoding YciI family protein codes for MKYMLIMRSNDQAVEDYENLDFTEVIAAMGAYNESLIKAGVLLGGEGLSDAKEGFVVDFDSTPPVITDGPYGETKELFNGFWIIQASSPEEAAEWAKRCPLGPGSKLEVRRVNELEDFPQDNEWIQKEAGWRAEAEGRLSAANPAE; via the coding sequence GTGAAGTACATGCTGATCATGCGCTCGAACGACCAGGCCGTCGAGGACTACGAGAACCTCGACTTCACCGAGGTCATCGCCGCCATGGGCGCCTACAACGAGTCGCTCATCAAGGCGGGCGTGCTGCTCGGCGGGGAGGGCCTGTCCGATGCGAAGGAGGGCTTCGTCGTCGACTTCGACTCGACTCCCCCGGTCATCACCGACGGCCCGTACGGCGAGACGAAGGAGCTCTTCAACGGCTTCTGGATCATCCAGGCCTCGAGCCCCGAAGAGGCGGCCGAGTGGGCCAAGCGCTGCCCCCTGGGGCCGGGCTCGAAGCTCGAGGTGCGCCGGGTGAACGAGCTCGAGGACTTCCCGCAGGACAACGAGTGGATCCAGAAGGAGGCCGGCTGGCGTGCAGAGGCCGAGGGTCGCCTCAGCGCCGCGAACCCGGCCGAATGA
- a CDS encoding RNA polymerase sigma factor: MTDTDAPGAVEPASGDADPAADHARRAVAAVWRIESARIVATLTRFVGDVGQAEDLAQEALVEALRQWPAEGVPNKPGAWLTAVAKRRAIDGWRRRERLDERYAALARDLEQQGAEASDTFWDPDTIDDDILRLIFVSCHPVLSREAQIALTLRIVGGLGSEEIARAFLVPTATVQQRIVRAKKTLAAAKVPFEVPEPNEYAARLASVLQVLYLIFNEGYLPAAGDEWVRPDVSAEALRLSRMVAGLMPREPEAQSLVALMEFTASRFAARTARDGTPIPLDEQDRSRWDRAQIGRGQAALARADAIGRGRGAYGLQAAIAECHAVAPSVDDTDWARIVLLYEALGRLAPSPVVDLNRAVAVAMSTGPASALRIVDELVANGRLAGYAPLPAVRGELLRRLGRTSEARSELETAARLTGNEQERASLLAKIAALAPPAPPAD; this comes from the coding sequence ATGACCGACACGGATGCCCCGGGCGCGGTCGAACCGGCGAGCGGCGATGCCGACCCTGCCGCCGACCACGCCCGGCGCGCCGTGGCCGCCGTCTGGCGCATCGAGTCCGCGCGCATCGTCGCGACGCTCACCCGCTTCGTCGGCGACGTCGGCCAGGCGGAGGACCTCGCGCAGGAGGCGCTCGTCGAGGCGCTGCGGCAGTGGCCGGCCGAGGGCGTGCCGAACAAGCCCGGCGCCTGGCTCACGGCGGTCGCGAAGCGCCGCGCGATCGACGGGTGGCGCCGCCGCGAGCGGCTCGACGAGCGGTACGCCGCGCTCGCCCGCGATCTCGAGCAACAGGGCGCCGAGGCATCCGACACGTTCTGGGACCCCGACACCATCGACGACGACATCCTGCGGCTCATCTTCGTGTCGTGCCACCCCGTGCTCTCACGTGAGGCGCAGATCGCGCTCACGCTGCGCATCGTCGGCGGCCTCGGGTCGGAGGAGATCGCGCGCGCGTTCCTCGTGCCCACCGCGACCGTGCAGCAGCGCATCGTGCGGGCGAAGAAGACGCTCGCGGCGGCGAAGGTGCCGTTCGAGGTGCCCGAGCCGAACGAGTACGCCGCCCGGCTCGCCTCGGTGCTGCAGGTGCTCTACCTGATCTTCAATGAGGGCTACCTGCCCGCAGCGGGCGACGAATGGGTGCGACCGGATGTCTCGGCCGAGGCCCTCAGGCTCAGCCGCATGGTGGCGGGCCTCATGCCCCGTGAACCCGAGGCGCAGTCCCTCGTCGCACTCATGGAGTTCACCGCGTCGCGCTTCGCGGCCCGCACCGCGCGCGACGGCACCCCGATCCCCCTCGACGAGCAGGACCGCTCGCGCTGGGACCGCGCGCAGATCGGACGAGGCCAGGCGGCACTCGCCCGAGCCGATGCCATCGGACGTGGACGCGGGGCGTACGGCCTGCAGGCGGCGATCGCCGAGTGCCATGCGGTTGCGCCATCCGTCGACGACACCGACTGGGCGCGCATCGTGCTGCTCTACGAGGCGCTCGGTCGGCTCGCGCCCTCGCCCGTGGTCGACCTGAACCGCGCGGTCGCGGTCGCGATGTCGACCGGTCCGGCGAGCGCGCTGCGCATCGTCGACGAGCTCGTCGCGAACGGACGGCTCGCGGGCTACGCGCCCCTGCCCGCGGTGCGCGGCGAACTGCTGCGCCGGCTCGGACGCACGAGCGAGGCGCGCAGCGAGCTCGAGACCGCCGCGCGACTCACCGGCAACGAGCAGGAGCGGGCGTCGCTGCTCGCGAAGATCGCCGCCCTCGCGCCGCCGGCTCCACCCGCCGACTAG
- a CDS encoding efflux RND transporter permease subunit: protein MHLLAALSMKNRALIALITVVVAIFGGISLTSLKQELAPSIEFPQLSIVTSYPGASPDIVNTDVSTPIETAIQGITGLESTSTTSSTGLSRVTASFTYGTDLAFAEQKMLSAVNRIAGQLPDDVDPQVIALSLDDFPVLQIAVTGADDISALSDEIERTTLPEITDVDGVREASLVGEIGQRVTITPDPAELATYGITQQAIRDALQQNGLLVPAGTITEGDSTFAVQTGTRIQSVDEIAELPVLGATEQVPDASEETPTDGTELPDGATLPDGAELPEGAAATTSVPASITIADVASVELTDNPVSSISRVNGEPALTISVTKLPAANTVEVSNAVTALLPDLESSLDTTNPGATFTVVFDQAPYIEQSIESLATEGMLGLLFAVIVILVFLMSVRATLVTAISIPTSVLITFIGLQAADYTLNILTLGALTIAIGRVVDDSIVVIENIKRHLIEGVDKASTIVHAVREVAGAITASTITTVAVFLPLALVEGVTGELFRPFALTVTIALVASLLVSLTIVPVLAYWFLKPARLAKHEDEAEIAAAAFVDDVWLAPELRDETGSSGLPRSTGAPATATAVKPKPKPVAPADELEHPSRLQRGYLPIIEWTLKHGVVTLVVAGLVLGGTIAMIPLMKTNFLGSSGQNTFRVTQELPIGTSLDAMDEASQPVEQAIRDTEGVETVQTSIGSGSGLTAAFGGGGSTITYSVTTDENADQDALQASVRDDLDALDDVGEVTLAASSGFGASSDIEVDITASNAEDLQAATDAVVTELDGIDSLAQVSSNLSESQPYVAVEVNRADAAAAGYSEVALGGFVSAAMQPQRAGTVVIDEKTLTIYLTTDNPPATIEELSALEVPTPAGLVRLDSLATVENVDGPASVTTVQGLRSATVSATPAGDDLGTASGAVAAAIDSVDLPAGTTASIGGVSADQQESFSQLGLALLAAILIVYIVMVATFRSLLQPLLLLVSVPFAATGAIALQVITGVPLGVASLVGVLMLVGIVVTNAIVLVDLVNQYRDRGMTVRDALVHGSSRRLRPILMTALATIFALLPMALGITGHGGFISQPLALVVIGGLVSSTALTLVVLPVLYNLVEGGRERRRAKRAAKAAGEADAPTTAPAPAAAAASDAPEGEVSPGDGI, encoded by the coding sequence ATGCACCTGCTCGCCGCGCTCAGCATGAAGAACCGTGCCCTCATCGCGCTCATCACCGTCGTCGTCGCGATCTTCGGCGGAATCTCGCTGACGAGCCTGAAGCAGGAGCTGGCGCCGTCGATCGAGTTCCCGCAGCTCTCGATCGTGACGAGCTACCCCGGCGCATCGCCCGACATCGTCAACACCGACGTCTCGACCCCGATCGAGACCGCGATCCAGGGCATCACGGGTCTCGAGTCGACCTCGACGACGAGCTCGACCGGCCTCTCGCGCGTCACCGCGAGCTTCACCTACGGCACCGACCTCGCCTTCGCCGAGCAGAAGATGCTCTCGGCCGTGAACCGCATCGCCGGCCAGCTGCCCGACGACGTCGACCCGCAGGTCATCGCGCTCAGCCTCGACGACTTCCCGGTGCTGCAGATCGCCGTGACCGGCGCCGACGACATCAGCGCGCTCTCCGACGAGATCGAGCGCACGACCCTGCCCGAGATCACCGACGTCGACGGCGTGCGCGAGGCGAGCCTCGTGGGCGAGATCGGCCAGCGCGTCACCATCACGCCCGACCCCGCCGAGCTCGCGACGTACGGCATCACCCAGCAGGCCATCCGCGACGCGCTGCAGCAGAACGGCCTGCTCGTGCCGGCGGGCACGATCACCGAGGGCGACTCGACGTTCGCCGTGCAGACGGGCACGCGCATCCAGAGCGTCGACGAGATCGCCGAGCTCCCGGTGCTCGGCGCCACCGAACAGGTTCCGGATGCCTCGGAGGAGACGCCGACCGACGGAACCGAACTGCCCGACGGAGCGACCCTGCCCGACGGAGCCGAGCTGCCCGAGGGCGCCGCCGCCACGACGAGCGTGCCCGCATCGATCACGATCGCCGACGTGGCATCCGTCGAACTGACCGACAACCCCGTGTCGAGCATCTCGCGCGTGAACGGCGAGCCGGCCCTGACCATCTCGGTCACGAAGCTGCCCGCCGCGAACACGGTCGAGGTGTCGAACGCCGTGACGGCGCTGCTGCCCGACCTCGAGTCCTCGCTCGACACGACGAACCCGGGCGCGACGTTCACGGTCGTCTTCGACCAGGCGCCCTACATCGAGCAGTCGATCGAGTCGCTCGCGACCGAGGGCATGCTCGGACTCCTGTTCGCGGTCATCGTGATCCTCGTCTTCCTGATGTCGGTGCGCGCGACGCTCGTCACCGCGATCTCGATCCCGACGTCGGTGCTCATCACCTTCATCGGGTTGCAGGCCGCCGACTACACCCTGAACATCCTGACCCTCGGTGCGCTCACGATCGCGATCGGCCGCGTGGTCGACGACTCCATCGTCGTCATCGAGAACATCAAGCGGCACCTCATCGAGGGCGTCGACAAGGCCTCGACGATCGTGCACGCCGTGCGCGAGGTCGCCGGGGCGATCACGGCCTCGACCATCACCACCGTCGCGGTGTTCCTGCCGCTCGCGCTCGTCGAGGGCGTGACGGGCGAGCTGTTCCGGCCGTTCGCCCTGACGGTGACGATCGCGCTCGTCGCCTCGCTCCTCGTCTCGCTCACGATCGTCCCGGTGCTCGCGTACTGGTTCTTGAAGCCGGCGAGGCTCGCCAAGCACGAGGACGAGGCCGAGATCGCGGCCGCCGCGTTCGTCGACGACGTCTGGCTCGCGCCCGAGCTCCGCGACGAGACCGGCTCCTCGGGGCTCCCGAGGTCGACGGGCGCACCCGCGACCGCGACGGCCGTGAAGCCGAAGCCGAAGCCCGTCGCTCCGGCCGACGAGCTCGAGCACCCCTCGCGCCTCCAGCGCGGCTACCTGCCGATCATCGAGTGGACCCTGAAGCACGGCGTGGTGACGCTCGTCGTCGCCGGTCTCGTGCTCGGCGGCACCATCGCCATGATCCCCCTCATGAAGACGAACTTCCTCGGCTCGTCGGGGCAGAACACCTTCCGCGTGACGCAGGAGCTGCCGATCGGCACGAGCCTCGACGCCATGGACGAGGCCTCGCAGCCCGTCGAACAGGCGATCCGCGACACCGAGGGCGTCGAGACCGTGCAGACGTCGATCGGCTCGGGCAGCGGCCTCACCGCGGCGTTCGGCGGCGGCGGCTCGACGATCACGTACTCGGTCACGACCGATGAGAACGCCGATCAAGACGCCCTGCAGGCGAGCGTGCGCGACGACCTCGACGCGCTCGACGACGTCGGCGAGGTCACCCTGGCCGCGTCGAGCGGCTTCGGCGCCTCGAGCGACATCGAGGTCGACATCACCGCCTCGAACGCCGAGGACCTGCAGGCGGCCACCGACGCCGTCGTCACCGAGCTCGACGGCATCGACTCGCTCGCGCAGGTGAGCTCGAACCTGTCGGAGTCCCAGCCGTACGTCGCCGTCGAGGTGAACCGAGCGGATGCCGCGGCAGCGGGCTACTCCGAGGTCGCCCTCGGCGGGTTCGTCTCGGCCGCGATGCAGCCGCAGCGCGCCGGAACCGTCGTGATCGACGAGAAGACCCTCACGATCTACCTCACGACCGACAACCCGCCCGCGACGATCGAGGAGCTCTCGGCCCTCGAGGTGCCGACGCCCGCCGGCCTCGTGCGGCTCGATTCGCTCGCGACCGTCGAGAACGTCGACGGACCGGCATCCGTCACGACCGTGCAGGGGCTCCGCAGCGCGACCGTCTCGGCGACGCCCGCGGGCGACGACCTCGGCACGGCGAGCGGGGCCGTCGCCGCGGCGATCGACTCGGTCGACCTGCCGGCCGGCACGACCGCGTCGATCGGCGGCGTCAGCGCCGACCAGCAGGAATCGTTCTCGCAGCTCGGGCTGGCGCTCCTCGCCGCGATCCTGATCGTCTACATCGTGATGGTCGCGACGTTCCGCTCGCTGCTGCAGCCGCTGCTGCTACTCGTCTCGGTGCCGTTCGCGGCGACCGGCGCGATCGCGCTGCAGGTCATCACGGGCGTGCCGCTCGGCGTCGCCTCGCTCGTCGGCGTGCTGATGCTCGTCGGCATCGTGGTGACGAACGCGATCGTGCTCGTCGACCTCGTGAACCAGTACCGCGATCGCGGCATGACCGTGCGCGACGCCCTCGTGCACGGCTCCTCGCGACGTCTCCGCCCGATCCTCATGACGGCGCTCGCGACGATCTTCGCGCTGCTGCCGATGGCGCTCGGCATCACCGGGCACGGCGGCTTCATCTCGCAGCCGCTCGCGCTCGTCGTGATCGGCGGACTCGTGTCGTCGACCGCGCTCACGCTCGTCGTGCTGCCCGTGCTCTACAACCTCGTCGAGGGCGGTCGCGAGCGGCGCCGCGCGAAGCGGGCCGCGAAGGCCGCGGGCGAGGCGGATGCACCGACGACCGCCCCCGCCCCCGCTGCGGCTGCGGCATCGGACGCTCCTGAGGGCGAGGTCTCTCCCGGCGACGGGATCTGA